In one window of Mesoplodon densirostris isolate mMesDen1 chromosome 4, mMesDen1 primary haplotype, whole genome shotgun sequence DNA:
- the LOC132488009 gene encoding interferon alpha-inducible protein 27-like protein 2B, with translation MGTVVCDRKPGPRPGSPLWPSPPSSFTAPPPPGSVPRMLPQLTHTAPGYPPGLPEHRQAQEPQVSSTSSESLLLWVRQAGVGRAGSVLTPPPSGGRGAQRVEGRPVCIHWKNCLMFLIWVAAGEAGSWEGSDLSPQLGSGTLEPMSLVCARVTLKPSSVSAVWVPVNFCAIEFTSAVLLASNLASKILSAGSLVKVGGAASAGVLAGLPWLRLTLSSNAALAGATSTLGSLLGTLNGSYLLGCPAAALTTFPLAAKADAAVAGGALATGAVPVVLGAVGFTGAGIAASSLAAKIMSPAAMANGGRVATGSLVATVQSMGLGGLSLSPKVLLGSAGFALVSLVVGL, from the exons ATGGGCACTGTTGTCTGCGACAGGAAGCCAG GACCGCGGCCCGGGTCCCCACTCTGGCCTTCACCCCCGTCTTCCTTCACTGCCCCTCCTCCACCAGGCTCTGTCCCCCGGATGCTGCCCCAGCTCACTCATACAGCTCCCGGCTACCCTCCAGGGCTCCCAGAACACAGACAAGCTCAAGAGCCACAGGTCAGTTCCACATCTTCAGAAAGTCTGCTCCTTTGGGTAAGAcaggcaggggtgggcagggccgGCTCCGTCCTGACGCCCCCACCCTCGGGGGGCCGGGGGGCTCAGCGAGTGGAGGGGAGACCCGTGTGCATCCACTGGAAGAACTGTCTCATGTTTCTCATCTGGGTGGCTGCAGGCGAAGCTGGGTCTTGGGAGGGAAGTGACTTAAGCCCCCAACTGGGCTCTGGGACACTGGAACCCATGAGCCTAGTCTGTGCCCGGGTGACCCTCAAGCC CTCCAGTGTTTCAGCAGTTTGGGTGCCGGTCAATTTCTGTGCCATAGAATTTACCAGCGCTGTCCTCTTAGCCTCTAACCTGGCTTCCAAGATACTGTCTGCAGGGAGCCTGGTCAAAGTGGGCGGGGCAGCCTCTGCAGGTGTCTTGGCAGGACTTCCTTGGCTGA GGCTCACCCTGTCATCCAACGCTGCCCTGGCTGGGGCCACATCTACCCTGGGATCCTTGCTGGGGACACTGAATGGCTCCTACCTGCTAGGATGCCCTGCTGCGGCCCTGACCACTTTCCCACTAG CGGCCAAGGCTGATGCAGCTGTGGCTGGAGGAG CCCTGGCCACGGGGGCTGTGCCCGTGGTGCTGGGCGCCGTGGGCTTCACCGGGGCAGGAATCGCAGCCTCCTCCTTAGCGGCCAAGATAATGTCACCGGCCGCCATGGCCAATGGGGGCAGAGTTGCCACCGGCAGCCTGGTGGCCACTGTCCAGTCCATGG GATTAGGTGGACTCTCCCTGTCACCCAAAGTCCTCCTGGGATCCGCTGGGTTTGCCCTTGTGTCCCTCGTGGTGGGCTTGTGA